One stretch of Burkholderia oklahomensis C6786 DNA includes these proteins:
- the tssG gene encoding type VI secretion system baseplate subunit TssG gives MTTLDRVTKALTPRRTFFELMRRVEALQRKHDKRSARRRRLPKWLRIEQPAEMHFASTEVERVHVTLPRFIEDDDHPQVTVIQRHFGLFAPYGPLPLHVTEHAMQEKRFERNAAFERFVNVTCGDLAWLHYSAWSSMHPVLGYERARNPFVERVTALADARRAPQTDADPFEHHMQACRRAFPGIYCAPRRSLADLQRMLRAYFGVALQVVPRHGRWIPVPAAASNARRLGGWRLGARIWDVQHSIEIVIGPIEADEFYRWQRRAAAVLAVSAVVTDFVDGRIYPVIKVQVWTRPELAGRVGCMRVGVDAWSRPNRALRTLTVYESFRD, from the coding sequence GTGACGACGCTCGATCGCGTGACGAAAGCGCTGACGCCGCGCCGCACCTTCTTCGAGCTGATGCGGCGGGTCGAAGCGCTGCAGCGCAAGCACGACAAGCGGTCGGCGCGCAGGCGGCGGCTGCCGAAGTGGCTGCGCATCGAGCAGCCGGCGGAGATGCATTTCGCGAGCACGGAGGTCGAGCGCGTGCACGTGACGCTGCCGCGCTTCATCGAGGACGACGATCATCCGCAGGTCACGGTGATCCAGCGTCATTTCGGACTATTCGCGCCGTACGGGCCATTGCCGCTGCACGTGACCGAGCACGCGATGCAGGAGAAGCGCTTCGAGCGCAACGCCGCGTTCGAGCGCTTCGTCAACGTCACATGCGGCGACCTCGCTTGGCTGCATTACTCGGCGTGGTCGTCGATGCATCCGGTGCTCGGCTACGAGCGTGCGCGCAATCCGTTCGTCGAGCGCGTGACGGCGCTCGCCGACGCGCGCCGCGCGCCGCAGACCGACGCCGATCCGTTCGAGCATCACATGCAGGCATGCCGGCGCGCGTTTCCCGGCATCTACTGCGCGCCGCGCCGCTCGCTTGCCGATCTGCAACGGATGCTGCGCGCGTACTTCGGCGTCGCACTGCAGGTCGTGCCGCGGCACGGTCGCTGGATTCCGGTGCCGGCCGCGGCGAGCAACGCGCGGCGGCTCGGCGGCTGGCGGCTCGGCGCGCGGATCTGGGACGTGCAGCACTCGATCGAGATCGTGATCGGTCCGATCGAAGCCGACGAGTTCTATCGGTGGCAACGCCGCGCGGCAGCCGTCCTGGCGGTGTCCGCGGTCGTGACGGATTTCGTCGACGGACGAATTTACCCCGTCATCAAGGTTCAGGTGTGGACGCGCCCTGAACTCGCAGGAAGGGTTGGGTGCATGCGTGTCGGCGTCGACGCGTGGTCACGGCCGAATCGGGCGCTGCGCACCTTGACTGTCTATGAATCTTTTCGGGACTAG
- the tssF gene encoding type VI secretion system baseplate subunit TssF, producing the protein MNFLDHYNDELRQLRDAGARFSKEHPQVASALGLHPDAVTDPFVERLLEGVAYLSARVQKRLDRECAEFAQQALGRLCPLYTASTPAISTFAFHPDLGSPDAFRGNTLPRGSLVAAHLPGRKLPVMFSTARDVTLLPLRLASVECSRSITGLPSLLAQRLASSHAVLRFKFEVEGGASIAELSREDEGFTPLHLSLAGDLPRAYALHRALLADTTAWFALVSTTRGDEVLTLPMSGIRLSGVDDSEALLPEDFGGLPGLRLLREYFAQPTRLLGVYVDALAAIAEKAPSARAFELFFALRAAPGDLVGDVDASQFRLFATPAINLYSKRFDPVPYDANQPEQWIPVDRMRPAAHHLWALNEVFVCETNGRAHRARSVLETAGYEGQDGSIRYGMRREDALLVDGVRRDRFDPLASHDLIAVSMVDDTLDPDDVATITGRALVADRDWRPNALLDAQLQLLDPTAVKRIECLWPASAPRGKPSVEACWEAVSHIGRNPLALRASQQQDVTARIVEQLLLAIDKDDALDRQRLESLRSVVLRSRFVAAGRATPTALVRATQVEIDIAESLHADRGGWLFGRLLAQALAESATLNDGIEIVVRLDGDAASSHTNAASRDGRLT; encoded by the coding sequence ATGAATTTTCTCGACCACTACAACGACGAATTGCGGCAGCTGCGCGATGCGGGCGCACGCTTCTCGAAAGAGCACCCGCAGGTGGCTTCGGCGCTCGGGCTGCATCCTGATGCGGTCACGGATCCGTTCGTCGAGCGGCTGCTCGAGGGCGTCGCGTATCTGTCGGCGCGTGTGCAGAAGCGTCTCGACCGCGAATGCGCGGAGTTCGCGCAGCAGGCGCTCGGGCGCCTCTGCCCGCTTTACACGGCATCGACGCCCGCGATCTCGACGTTCGCGTTCCATCCGGATCTCGGCTCGCCCGATGCGTTCCGCGGCAACACGCTGCCGCGCGGCTCGCTCGTGGCGGCTCATCTGCCCGGTCGCAAGCTGCCGGTGATGTTCTCGACCGCGCGCGACGTCACGCTGCTGCCGCTGCGTCTCGCGTCGGTCGAATGCAGCCGCAGCATCACCGGGCTGCCGTCGCTGCTCGCGCAACGGCTCGCATCGTCGCACGCGGTGCTGCGCTTCAAGTTCGAAGTCGAAGGCGGCGCGTCGATCGCCGAGCTGTCGCGCGAGGACGAAGGGTTCACGCCGCTGCATCTGAGCCTCGCGGGCGATCTGCCGCGTGCTTATGCGCTGCATCGCGCGCTGCTCGCGGATACGACCGCATGGTTCGCGCTCGTGTCGACGACTCGCGGCGACGAAGTGCTGACGCTGCCGATGTCGGGCATTCGTCTTTCCGGCGTCGACGATTCGGAGGCGCTGCTGCCGGAGGACTTCGGCGGACTGCCCGGGCTGCGGCTGCTTCGCGAGTACTTCGCGCAGCCGACGCGCCTGCTCGGCGTCTACGTCGACGCGTTGGCCGCGATCGCCGAGAAAGCGCCGTCCGCGCGCGCGTTCGAGCTGTTCTTCGCGTTGCGCGCCGCGCCGGGCGATCTGGTCGGCGACGTCGACGCGAGTCAGTTCCGCCTGTTCGCGACGCCGGCAATCAATCTGTATTCCAAACGTTTCGATCCGGTGCCGTACGACGCGAATCAGCCCGAGCAGTGGATTCCGGTCGACCGGATGCGGCCCGCCGCGCATCACTTGTGGGCGCTGAACGAGGTGTTCGTGTGCGAGACCAATGGTCGCGCGCATCGTGCGCGGTCGGTGCTCGAGACGGCGGGCTACGAAGGGCAGGATGGCTCGATCCGCTACGGCATGCGGCGCGAGGATGCGCTGCTCGTCGACGGCGTGCGGCGCGATCGTTTCGATCCGCTCGCGAGCCACGACTTGATCGCCGTTTCGATGGTCGACGACACGCTCGATCCGGACGACGTCGCGACGATCACGGGCCGCGCGCTCGTCGCCGATCGCGACTGGCGACCGAACGCGCTGCTCGACGCCCAGCTGCAATTACTCGATCCGACCGCGGTGAAGCGCATCGAATGCCTGTGGCCGGCGAGCGCGCCGCGCGGCAAGCCGAGCGTCGAAGCGTGCTGGGAGGCCGTGTCGCACATCGGCCGCAATCCGCTCGCGCTGCGCGCGTCGCAGCAGCAGGACGTGACCGCGCGCATCGTCGAGCAGCTGCTGCTCGCGATCGACAAGGACGATGCGCTCGACCGGCAGCGGCTCGAGAGCCTGCGCTCGGTCGTGCTGCGCTCGCGCTTCGTCGCGGCGGGTCGCGCGACGCCGACCGCGCTCGTTCGTGCGACGCAAGTCGAGATCGACATCGCCGAGTCGCTGCACGCGGATCGCGGCGGCTGGCTGTTCGGGCGGCTGCTCGCGCAGGCGCTCGCCGAGTCGGCGACGCTCAACGACGGCATCGAGATCGTCGTGCGACTCGACGGCGATGCGGCGAGCTCGCACACGAATGCGGCATCGCGCGACGGGAGGCTCACGTGA
- a CDS encoding GPW/gp25 family protein — protein sequence MSDLQLYNKLSRRIRRHSLQEVVADHLVDLMNHAIRGARMRIADDSPAAHSVLNFGCPPMQAAGATKINPAHAAAHICEVIRRFEPRVDPVSTTVKPRTESRRRLPQTIYFDVSMKVREDGTEFSASLALDYLSGYFSLADDR from the coding sequence GTGAGCGATCTTCAACTCTACAACAAGCTGTCCAGGCGGATTCGTCGTCATTCGCTTCAAGAGGTCGTCGCGGATCATTTGGTCGACCTGATGAATCATGCGATTCGCGGCGCGCGCATGCGCATCGCGGACGACAGTCCGGCGGCGCATTCGGTGTTGAACTTCGGCTGTCCGCCGATGCAGGCGGCCGGCGCGACGAAGATCAATCCCGCTCACGCAGCCGCGCACATCTGCGAAGTGATTCGTCGCTTCGAGCCGCGCGTCGATCCCGTCAGCACGACGGTCAAGCCTCGGACCGAGAGTCGTCGACGCTTGCCGCAGACGATCTATTTCGACGTGTCGATGAAGGTGCGCGAAGACGGAACCGAGTTCAGCGCGAGTCTCGCGCTCGACTATCTGAGCGGGTATTTCAGCCTGGCGGACGATCGGTGA
- a CDS encoding Hcp family type VI secretion system effector, producing the protein MANALVDYFLQIDGVEGESTDQQYPGLIQIQSWQWAEENSGRWGFGSGGGAGKVEMKDFEFRMVSNKASPKLFLMCATGEHIGTAKLICRKSGKGQQEFLTISFASGLVSSFRTLGNMPFSQLGHASGEVDGVLPTDQIRINFAQIEFEYREQRNDGTMGAVIKAGYDLKQNAPI; encoded by the coding sequence ATGGCAAATGCGTTGGTTGATTACTTCTTGCAGATCGATGGCGTCGAGGGCGAGTCGACCGATCAGCAATACCCCGGTCTGATCCAGATTCAGAGCTGGCAGTGGGCGGAAGAAAATTCGGGTCGCTGGGGCTTCGGCAGCGGCGGCGGCGCGGGCAAGGTCGAGATGAAGGACTTCGAGTTCCGCATGGTGTCGAACAAGGCTTCGCCGAAGCTGTTCCTGATGTGTGCGACGGGCGAGCACATCGGAACCGCGAAGCTGATCTGCCGCAAGTCGGGCAAGGGCCAGCAGGAGTTCCTGACGATCTCGTTCGCGAGCGGCCTCGTGTCGTCGTTCCGTACGCTCGGCAACATGCCGTTCTCGCAGCTCGGTCACGCTAGCGGCGAAGTCGACGGCGTGCTGCCGACGGACCAGATCCGAATCAACTTCGCCCAGATCGAGTTCGAGTACCGCGAACAGCGCAACGACGGCACGATGGGCGCGGTGATCAAGGCTGGGTACGACCTCAAGCAGAACGCCCCGATCTAA